A genomic stretch from Dissulfuribacter thermophilus includes:
- a CDS encoding glycosyltransferase family 9 protein has product MDDYILFWHDGALGDLLISVPCILTVKELENSFNSTLIARGEQARLLTQLGVVKDFIPSNSSCLLSLFNNQSNEIIEGARAVILFTRNPNSDLSATLKRLKGSSFKIINTNPYTSNNGPRSLYIYQIEQAKSLYGIKDGRTILNRVPCERSPSNSIIIHPGSGGKRKCWPSEKFRELALALKRHFIDIRIKMIIGPTEEERIHDFRPLFDITGIELIRNAALIDIYNELKSSLLYIGNDSGISHLAAFTGIPTIIIFGPTDPAIWAPPYPWVKIVSLRNAHNLGQMQEKGPERLSPGPQTPYHQTDGTLCEGPCPLDYFNCQNRECLLNISVEDVFNAAIKTISM; this is encoded by the coding sequence GATGATTATATACTTTTTTGGCATGACGGTGCGCTCGGAGACCTTTTAATCTCTGTCCCATGTATTCTTACAGTAAAAGAGTTAGAAAATAGTTTTAACTCCACCCTGATAGCACGTGGGGAACAGGCTCGTCTCCTCACTCAATTGGGCGTGGTAAAAGACTTTATTCCCTCTAACTCTAGCTGTCTCTTATCATTGTTTAATAATCAATCAAATGAAATTATCGAAGGAGCAAGGGCAGTAATCCTGTTTACAAGAAATCCGAATTCTGATCTATCAGCCACTTTAAAAAGATTAAAAGGAAGCAGTTTCAAAATTATAAATACAAATCCGTACACCTCAAATAATGGACCAAGGTCCCTGTATATTTATCAAATAGAACAGGCAAAGAGTCTCTATGGAATAAAAGATGGAAGGACTATATTAAATAGAGTGCCTTGTGAACGATCCCCTTCAAACAGCATCATTATTCACCCTGGAAGTGGAGGCAAAAGAAAGTGTTGGCCTTCAGAAAAGTTTAGAGAACTGGCTCTTGCTCTTAAAAGACATTTCATTGACATTAGAATCAAAATGATAATCGGGCCAACTGAGGAAGAAAGAATCCACGATTTCAGACCACTATTTGACATCACAGGTATAGAATTAATCAGGAATGCCGCTCTAATCGACATTTATAATGAACTAAAATCTTCACTCCTATACATAGGAAACGATTCCGGCATTTCGCATCTAGCAGCGTTCACCGGCATTCCAACAATCATCATATTTGGCCCTACTGATCCGGCTATTTGGGCACCACCGTATCCATGGGTAAAGATAGTCTCACTTAGAAACGCACACAATCTGGGCCAAATGCAAGAAAAAGGACCCGAAAGGCTGTCCCCTGGACCTCAAACGCCTTACCACCAAACAGATGGAACGCTATGTGAAGGCCCATGTCCCTTGGACTACTTTAATTGCCAGAATAGAGAATGCCTTTTAAACATCTCTGTAGAAGATGTGTTCAATGCGGCAATTAAAACCATTTCCATGTAG